ttaaatctaCATTTTAAAGCAGTGTTTaaattgtatttattttgtagctACTGGCTGATATGTGTTGGTGAAAACTGTACATGACACTTCAAGGCGACTAGCATaaatgattctgcaatgttcaagGTCAGAAATTTCAACAGCCAGCACCCATGCTCTTTAATGGACAATACATTCATACAACACAAACCTACTGCCATGGTAGTTGGTAGCATGGTTATTCCAAAATATTCTGATCCTAAGACAATTTACACTTCAAAAGACATACAATTTAACATGTTGTCTGAACACGACGTGAATCTAACCTACATGCAAGcttggagagcaaaggaaaaggctttacagtttttgagaggtCATCCTGCTGACTCCTACAACAAATTGCCTAGTTATTTGTATATTTTGGAGAAGACTTATCCGGGGTCTGTAGTTAAATTGAAGAAGACAGACGATGACGGCTTCTTGTATGTATTTGTTGCGATTTGTATGTCAATCAATGGTTGGGAATATTGTAGGTCAGTTGTAGTAGTTGATGAGACCTTCTTAAAGTCAGCATACAAGGGAATAATGCTAACAGTTAGATGCAGCAGGTATTGAAGTTTTATTGTAGAAATATTGTAGCTTGTATGTTTTTTGTAGTACTTGTAAATAttttgtagatatattgtagaaaAAGTGTAGTTTGTATGTATATGTCTTCTTCTGCATTTTTCCTGTAGCCAATTAATTAATTTTTGCCACATAATGTAGGTACCGTATTACCATTGgcatatgttgttgttgttgattcagaAAATGACGCATCATGGAAGTGGTTTTTTGAGCAATTCAAACATGCATATGGTGAAAGACCAAATATATGTGTTGTTTCGGATCATGATGAGAGTATCTTGAAGGCAACATCTATTGTTTATCCCGGCATGCCACATTATtcttgcatgtggcatatttggacaaatataaggGCAAAGTTCAAGAAGGGACATCTAAAGTTAAGTGAATTGTACTTTGCCACGGCACGGTCATACACGcttgatgaatttaatgaaaggatgtcaaagattgaagagatTTACCCCCGTGTTAAAGCATACTTATAtgatattggctatcatagatggtCTCGAGTACATGCTACGGTGAACAGAACTTGGACTATGACATCAAACATTGCAGAGTCGTTGAATGCTGTAACAAAATATGCAAGAGAGCTGCCGATAGTAGAACTATTAGAGTATATGAGGACCCTTCTTGAACATTGGACGAAGGAAAAGTTATTGAAAGCAAAGGGTACATTCACATACCTTGGGTTCAAATTCAACAAAGAGTTGGATGACACAGAACATTGTCGCACAAGCTTAGAGTAAGATCTGATCATTTATTGCATCAAATTAATTTATACAGGACaatgtagataatttgtagatattttgtagatatttTGAGTTAAACCGTATATGAATTGTTTTTTTGTTTGTAATGTAATCgtaggtgagggcttcaacagaCTACATCCATACAGTACTAGATGGTGTGAGTCGCTATATTGTTTGTCTTGAAAACAAGAGATGTAGTTGTGGGTAATTTCAGCTTGATGAACTTCCTTGTCCACATGCTTTGGCTGCTTTAAGACACATGGATGAGTCTTTTGAACAATATTGTTCTCCTTATTACACAAGGGAGAACCTTTTTCGTACTTATGAAGTACCAGTAAATCTCCTGCCTGATGAAAGCAAATGGAATGTGCCACAACATATATCTGAAGAAGTAGTAAATCCACCTACAGGGGTGAAAAGGCAGCCAGGAAGACCTCAAAAATAAAGATACAAAACATATGATAAAATAAATTCAAAGAAGTACAAGGTTTCATGTGGCAATTGCGGAGGAGAAGGAcataacaaaagatcttgcaagaatgcacccaaaaagaaataaaaatttaTGTAGTTAAAAGAATATTTCATAATTTTTTTGGTGAGTTCAGGATAACAGATTTTGATGTGTAATTGTTGAGGTTTTTTAAGATCATAATGTAGTTagttaggatttttctttattgagATAATACTTTCATAGATTGATTTGTTTAtgaatgttatatatatatatatatatatatatatatatatatatatatatatatatatatatataaaatctaaTACTTTTTTACTATCTATGGCATCATATAAATTGTTGTTAATGTGTTTTTGCAATTTATCTACAATACAACTACAAAAAAATTACATTAACTGAAATTGACAGAGTAACTACATTATAAATCAGTAGGAAAGGAGTTATATAGTAAAATATTGTAGATCAAGTACTGTTTACATTCAACAAATAAATATAAAAGCAACAAAAAATATTGTTAAATTTTTCTACAAATTCAACTACAAAAAAACTACAATAGCTGGAGTTGCCATAATAGCTAGATTATATTTCAGCtagaaagaagttatatgctaaaaatAATGTAGATCAAGTACTTTTTACATTCAACAAATTGAATGTAAAAGCAACAAAATGTTTAGTTACTGATTTTTACACTTTATCtacaaaaaaataacaaaataactacATATTTTTTGCGTTGATAGAATAACTGTATAAAAATTCAGTTGGAAAggatttatatgctaaaataatGATGATTGTAACAAATAAAGGATTTACTATACTGtggataagaaaaaaaataaaggctACTATAATTGTAACACAAGTCTGCTACAATTAAAACACAACAATATTGTTCAAAAACTTGTCTACCATCTTTCTTCTAAACTAGCATCAACTAAATAATTGTACTACATGTTCAATACAAAATATTACAACTACTTCTTCTTCCTCTGGACTCGTGTTTTCTTATTCAAAGCTGGTGCACCTTTTCTCCTAGCCAATTTGCATGTCACCTCACTTTCACTAATTGCCCCATGCTCCTGCTTCTTTCTAGCACAGTCCCAAAGTAGCGCTCCATAGCGTCTACGATGTTGGTCAATATCAGAAAGGTCTTCTGCCGGAATTGATAACTCTCCAATACTAACATACTCTACAAAGGCAAcaacaaatacaccacaatcgctgcaaagataaaaaaaatgtcaaaatttacCAAACTATTAGAAAAAAGGGTTAAATGTATAGAAAGAAAGAAGATTTTTGTTACAATGATCCTTCTTTTTCTGtggttgtcacacctctttttttcgcccccgcgagggtataaggagtttttttcaattaaaggacaatcgaaacgggatttgtttatttatttcagagtcgccacttgggagattttagggtgtcccaagtcaccaattttaatcccgaatcgaggaaaagaatgactccatattacagtctgcgcactagaaatccggataaggaattctgttaatccgggagaaggtgttaggcattcccgagttccatggttctagcacggtcgctcaactgtcatattcggcttgattatctgatttttatacaagtatgaacttatgtgcaaattttaactttttaccgctttcataattattattattattttttacaaggaattgcaacgttgtgaaaatgtatctcgaaccgcgttacaatcaatgtacccgtggtcgtcgacacactttgactccgttgagatttggatttgggtcacatcaatgtgcacccgagtttaagaaaattaaattattaaaggcgcgcctaaagcgactagcgtatcatctactttgggtagggccgtggaattttgctaaacggtccatcccgaagtctaagcaattttaaagcaaatatttactgggggccccgcaattttgtattttttattcggcgaggctcatctcattcttattttttaaaggaatttgcaacgtcgtggacatgcatctcggaccacgtcacaatcaatgtacccgtgattagagccacatttcgactccgttgagatttggatttgggtcacataaatgtgcacccgagtttaagaaggtaagatttattaaaatgcgcgcctaaagcgattagcgtattattattttgggtaaggctgtggagttcgctaagcggcctatcccgagttctaagtaattaacacgtacattttgtgagggccccgcaatctgtgcgttttatttggcgaggctcgtctcatttttatttaaaaggataaacctacagtgactacatttttttttctattaagttcgtctctaaaataaaagaaaatctcttaattaattacatgctgaaaaacttaacttattagttattagtttacggctaatgcgaatggaaaattgcgatcgagtttgtacaaagaaaaactgctttcattctatattctattattcaataatactagaacatgagattgacacaccataatatcaaaacaaattaactagtatttgattaatttaaactaacattattagatgaagttatacatatgcaacctcattactcattaatcagtcaactacatttttatacaaagaaaggaaaattatattcaaacacaaatctaaacaggaggaattcaacaggaacaaagcctgattaatatttcatttcgcttcaagccgagagtgtacaaatgtgtacctggaaatggcagtacaagaacaaaagaaggagaagtcagcagcaataataacacagcaacagcaggttcagcaacaccgcaaaaccagtaacaaccagtagaataacccagcaatggattgaaaaatcagcaataccaaagtgcaatcgcagtcaaagcagaagagagacggatacaagatgcagtagtttactgattttgaataacactcgagaaaaggcaaaacggaaattattcaagtgaaagatcaaattgtctttctcttttactctctaacactcttgaaattttccagaatgtattactctcaaaaatattctcccaataataATCTCTCTAGAAGATAATCCTCCTAATCTCCTTCTccatgtcaagaatgactcttatttataacaagactcttgtcttgaacctcTAACCCAAAATATTctcccaatggcatgctttgtccccactaattaatgttttctttattttaaacatttgtcccccatgcctacatgctttgtctcccactacattaaataaatatatcaatccCAACTCATTACATTTTGCTccacatgcctaacataaacaattacaatattctcccccactacattatgtcttgtcccccattatattaaacaattatatcaaacaccaccccattacattttgtccctcatgcttaacataaagaattattcaaaatgttcaattccaaaactacccctccgaccttattgcaattaccattttacccctgaacgtactgcaatttaccaaactaccccatcagctataaccaattcacctaatcaatctcaaccaaaatatggccaatatgaccaatttctaaataaattcaacaacaaatcatatgaacacagatgaatcatacaacttcaaattaatggaaataaattaaccatattgggaaccaatcctggttaacttagacccaaaaatgaatgagcaaaatagacaacaatattaacaacaaaatacatgattcaaactaaatcaacagatcaaaaaccaaaacataaactcacattaaatcactggatttaaaacgaacttcaaacaaagatgaacatgaattaaatctattttaaacaacaaacatgacggattcaaacgatttaaacaaccttaacaatttctgaaaaaatacgtaacaacacatgaaacaaactgaagaaataattaattaaacttcaatttgaatctaaacaacattaaactaacaatttctacctaaaaaataaacaagaacaaataaaacaaacatgaaacaaactgaagaaaaataagaaaaacgataaacacgaattggttaaacaactaaccggagcGGAACGATGCTAAATTTGAACAAAACAAATCTATCCGGAAACGATTATCACACCAACACTTCCAACGACTTAACGGATCTTGAATTCAACGACAAACTCACCTTTCTTTTAcccttgacgaactcaaaacaacGATCGACGAAATCGACCAAAACTCAAATAACGAAATGGTGGCAGCAAAACAGCAGGTGCGAGGTTTGGTTTAGACTCAGGTGCTCGacgaaacgaagaagatgaagcagtagGCAGAAGCAGTTGGGTCCGTTTGGAGAAGGTCGACGGACGGTGGTGAAGCAAAATGGTCGTTTGGGCTGTTCACAGTCGAAGACGAAGCAGCGGCGACCTTGGTGATGATGAAGCAGAAGGCAGCGGGGTGGGTCATGTAGACGATGAAGTAGCAGCAGCTGCTCTTCATGCAGCATGTGAAGCTGGGACGAGGTCGATGAAGCAGAAGGAAGAAGCAGCtggttgagggcagccatggacgagcctgagctcgccatggagaagatgaagacgcaacgaagaagaagcagtagcagctgggGATGGAGGTGAAGGGGTCAGCCATGGAGGGAGTGGTCGTCGACGAAGAAAGGGTCCGCCATGGCTGCTGTGACGACGAAACACGAAGAAGAAAACAGTGTTTGGACTGTTGTTCGTTGGACGAAACAACAGGTGACGGGGAGCTTCTGCGAGTGGCTGTGGTGAGTGTGAGTGAGGCGTGAGGgggaaagggcagccatggatatgtgttttttggagtttggagaagatggagagaatGAGAGGGGGGCGGATCTCTTTTAggttttttaggtttttttttttttttttttgaaatgtaaGGTAggaagataggggtgttgggtatttgggttaatggggcggaccgggtcgacccgtgtggagatggaccgggtcatggggaaggttgggctatttttgggcttgtagcttgaattagaagaagagcccaattccgatttttttgtatttttgctctcttttcttctattatttttctaaaactaaattctaaaaatccttaaattattattaagaactaaattaaattataaaagagcaaattaactcccaataataattaacgcacaattaagtaataattaagtataaaattgtacatttggacattaaatgctaaaaatgcaaaagatgcctatttttgtaattttcaatttttgtaaaacaaacttaattagtaacaactgtagaattaaatcctacatgcaaaatgcgacatatttttgtattttttattaatttaacaaataaacatgcacagacaaatacaaataattatccaaaaatgtcacaaaaattctcaaaattgcacaccaaggaaaatcattttattttgattttttgggagtaattctcatatagggcaaaaatcacgtgcttacagctgcccctctttgcccgaagacacgaagggttttcgtgcaaagataaagtgagtgatttttgcccacccgagtactccgtgtgaagcattttttgaaaaatatttaaccgaacctttgcttcaaaggtttcctacatatccctggctaaagggaatcaggttaatgtagttcgggaagttttggtagctgggactaccctgaGACTGCAAGGTTACTGCTGTTGcgtgctattaccactgcttatcgatctccttgttacaccgtgcataaaagaaaacaagaagctaggctagactgcaacttgttcttgttgccttgctttcttgtcggcttgtgtttcctccggtgcttttcttccgtgaatttggggatgacactggccctttgcttttctgaataccagttttcatcatttggctcggtccgctggggacatggctttcttcattaagcttttcggcggttcctctggggatacgactttcttcatcagatttgttatgctgggcataatttaatgttca
This sequence is a window from Nicotiana sylvestris chromosome 3, ASM39365v2, whole genome shotgun sequence. Protein-coding genes within it:
- the LOC104225426 gene encoding protein FAR1-RELATED SEQUENCE 5-like, which encodes MVVGSMVIPKYSDPKTIYTSKDIQFNMLSEHDVNLTYMQAWRAKEKALQFLRGHPADSYNKLPSYLYILEKTYPGSVVKLKKTDDDGFLYVFVAICMSINGWEYCRSVVVVDETFLKSAYKGIMLTVRCSSTCTVLPLAYVVVVDSENDASWKWFFEQFKHAYGERPNICVVSDHDESILKATSIVYPGMPHYSCMWHIWTNIRAKFKKGHLKLSELYFATARSYTLDEFNERMSKIEEIYPRVKAYLYDIGYHRWSRVHATVNRTWTMTSNIAESLNAVRASTDYIHTVLDGVSRYILDELPCPHALAALRHMDESFEQYCSPYYTRENLFRTYEVPVNLLPDESKWNVPQHISEEVVNPPTGVKRQPGRPQK